A window from Chroicocephalus ridibundus chromosome 19, bChrRid1.1, whole genome shotgun sequence encodes these proteins:
- the GJA4 gene encoding gap junction alpha-4 protein → MGDWGFLEKLLDQVQEHSTVIGKIWLTVLFIFRILILGLAGESVWGDEQSDFVCNTKQPGCTNVCYDKAFPISHIRYWVLQFLFVSTPTLIYLGHVVYLSRKEEKLKHQESELRAIHSKDPKIEQALAAVEKKMSKIYMTEDGRLKIRGALMWTYIMSVICKSIFEAGFLVGQWYLYGFSMVPRYVCKRDPCPHQVDCFISRPTEKSIFIIFMLVMGLISLILNLMELFHLCCKNLLSNIKKVSVPAGPSRDTFADDMVSGPYPPKHYPFLPMAESHAPSYQAYNKLSSEQNWANFHNEENLALGSGSRPLSDPYAPRAAEAPALEEKLCSRPGSSASKKQYV, encoded by the coding sequence atgggcgactggggtttcctggagaaactgctggACCAAGTTCAGGAGCACTCGACCGTGATCGGGAAGATCTGGCTCACCGTCCTCTTCATCTTCCGCATCCTCATCCTGGGCTTGGCCGGGGAGTCCGTCTGGGGGGACGAGCAGTCGGATTTTGTGTGCAACACCAAGCAGCCAGGCTGCACCAACGTTTGCTATGATAAagccttccccatctcccacatCCGCTACTGGGTGCTCCAGTTCCTCTTTGTCAGCACCCCAACTCTGATTTACCTCGGCCACGTTGTCTATCTCTCCCGGAAGGAGGAGAAGCTGAAGCACCAGGAGAGCGAGCTTCGGGCTATCCACAGCAAGGATCCGAAGATTGAGCAGGCCCTGGCAGCTGTGGAGAAGAAGATGTCCAAGATCTACATGACAGAGGATGGGCGGCTCAAGATCCGCGGGGCGCTGATGTGGACATACATAATGAGTGTGATCTGCAAGAGCATCTTTGAGGCTGGCTTCCTCGTCGGGCAGTGGTACCTGTACGGCTTCTCCATGGTGCCCCGCTACGTGTGCAAGAGGGACCCCTGCCCCCATCAGGTGGACTGCTTCATCTCCcgccccactgagaagagcatcttcatcatcttcatgctTGTGATGGGCCTGATCTCCTTAATCCTGAACCTCATGGAGCTCTTCCACCTCTGCTGCAAGAACCTGCTTAGCAACATCAAGAAGGTGTCGGTGCCGGCCGGCCCAAGCCGGGACACCTTTGCTGACGACATGGTCTCAGGTCCCTACCCGCCCAAGCACTACCCCTTCCTGCCCATGGCCGAGAGCCATGCACCATCCTACCAGGCCTACAACAAGCTCTCCAGTGAGCAGAACTGGGCCAACTTCCACAACGAGGAGAACCTGGCGCTGGGCAGTGGGAGCAGACCCCTCTCGGACCCCTACGCCCCCAGGGCTGCCGAAGCACCCGCCCTGGAGGAGAAGCTGTGCAGCCGGCCTGGGAGCTCAGCCTCCAAAAAGCAGTATGTCTAG
- the SMIM12 gene encoding small integral membrane protein 12 produces MWPVLWAAVRSKAPYVTFPVAFVVGLVGYHLEWFLRGDPSPTAEEEKSISEQREERKLQEIAGKDLTKVVSLKDKLEFAPRAVLNRNRPEKS; encoded by the coding sequence ATGTGGCCCGTGCTGTGGGCGGCCGTGCGCTCCAAGGCCCCGTACGTCACGTTCCCGGTGGCCTTCGTGGTGGGGCTAGTGGGCTACCACCTGGAGTGGTTCCTCCGCGGCGACCCCTCGCCCACGGCCGAGGAGGAGAAGAGCATCTCGGAGCAGCGGGAGGAGCGCAAGCTGCAGGAGATCGCGGGCAAGGACCTGACCAAGGTGGTGAGCCTGAAGGACAAGCTGGAGTTCGCCCCTCGGGCCGTGCTGAACAGGAACCGCCCGGAAAAGAGTTAA
- the DLGAP3 gene encoding disks large-associated protein 3 isoform X1: MKGYHGERSQAQPSSGHRCRCIPENCEHPADYIRHGPEGRPPYLLSPSEPCSLEHPYCPARSPGAASECPGGPLSEPPSTSASSTFPRMHHAQQPYDSCDECMATAHPASKINRLPPTLLDQFEKQLPLHHDGFHTLQYPRAGGAEPRSESPSRIRHLVHSVQKLFAKSHSLEAPAKRDYNGTKMDGRGDGYHHHHHHHHHHHHQSRHGKRSKSKDRKVDSRHRSKMMGWWSSDDNLDSDSSYMVSGRHAADQGTQYCVDAPESAFRDLTLKSLKGGGEGKCLACAGMSMSLDGQTLKRSAWHTMTVSQAREAYPSAGGTEKTLMLQEAKAKDRAYQYLQVPQDEWSGYPAVGKDGEIPCRRMRSGSYIKAMGDEDSADSDASAKVLPRAATRRDSYRRSSSADQARTKFASRHYSDSYICNCPSCCTPPRMLPRGQGYGRSFTTGQINDELNHQFEAVCESVFGEVESQAVEALDLPGCFRMRSHSYLRAIQAGCSQDDDCLSLFSMSAPAGPPITSSILKPSTSFSYRKAPPPIPPGTKAKPLISVTAQSSTESAHESYLPGEVARSPAWSKDTAARCNSAESLESSKVTAVALDLPPVQPRAAPKPSTLIIKAIPGREELRSLARQRKWRPSIGVQVEAVSDSDTESRSQREFHSIGVQVEEDKRRARFKRSNSVTAGVQADLELEGFTGLAVATEDKALQFGRPFQRHSSEPESGRQYAVYKTVHTQGQWAYREDYQLQYDTVEVPRRDAWMERGSRSLPDSGRASPCHRDGEWFIKLLQAEVEKMEGWCQQMEREAEDYDLPEEILEKIRSAVGSAQLLMSQKVQQFYRLCQQNMDPNAFPVPTFQDLAGFWDLLQLSIEDVSMKFAELQQLKANGWKIVEPKEEKKVPPPIPKKPPRSKVHPVKERSLDSVDRQRQEARKRLLAAKRAASFRQSSATESADSIEIYIPEAQTRL; encoded by the exons ATGAAGGGCTACCATGGGGAGCGTAGCCAGGCACAGCCCTCCTCCGGCCACCGCTGCCGCTGCATCCCAGAGAACTGCGAGCATCCTGCCGACTACATCCGACACGGCCCCGAGGGCCGGCCGCCGTACCTCCTCAGCCCCAGTGAGCCGTGTTCCCTGGAGCATCCCTACTGCCCAGCGCGGAGCCCCGGCGCGGCCAGTGAGTGCCCGGGTGGGCCCCTGAGCGAGCCGCCCTCCACCAGCGCCAGCAGCACCTTCCCGAGGATGCACCACGCGCAGCAGCCCTACGACTCCTGCGACGAATGCATGGCGACCGCCCACCCCGCCAGCAAGATCAACCGCCTGCCCCCCACGCTGCTGGACCAGTTCGAGAAGCAGCTGCCGCTGCACCACGACGGCTTCCACACGCTGCAGTacccccgggccggcggcgccgagCCCCGCAGCGAGAGCCCCAGCCGCATCCGTCACCTCGTCCACTCCGTCCAGAAGCTCTTCGCCAAGTCCCACTCCCTGGAGGCGCCGGCCAAGCGGGACTATAACGGCACCAAGATGGACGGCCGCGGGGACggctaccaccaccaccaccaccaccaccaccatcaccatcaccagtCCCGCCATGGCAAGCGCAGCAAGAGCAAGGACCGCAAGGTGGACTCCCGGCACCGGTCCAAGATGATGGGCTGGTGGAGCTCCGACGACAACCTGGACAGCGACAGCAGCTACATGGTGTCCGGCCGGCACGCCGCCGACCAGGGCACCCAGTACTGCGTGGACGCTCCTGAAAGTGCCTTCAGAGACTTGACCTTGAAGAGTCTAAAGGGCGGCGGGGAAGGAAAATGCCTGGCCTGTGCCGGCATGTCCATGTCTCTGGATGGCCAGACGCTCAAGAGGAGCGCCTGGCACACCATGACCGTCAGCCAGGCCCGCGAAGCCTACCCCAGCGCCGGCGGCACTGAGAAGACCTTGATGCTTCAGGAGGCAAAGGCCAAAGACCGAGCGTACCAGTACCTGCAG GTGCCGCAGGACGAGTGGAGCGGGTACCCAGCGGTGGGCAAGGACGGGGAGATCCCCTGCCGGCGGATGCGCAGCGGCAGCTACATCAAGGCCATGGGCGATGAGGACAGCGCCGACTCCGACGCCAGCGCCAAAGTGTTGCCCAGGGCGGCCACGCGGCGAGACAGCTACCGCCGCTCCTCCAGCGCTGACCAGGCCAGGACCAA GTTTGCAAGTAGGCACTATTCTGATTCATATATCTGTAACTGTCCCAGCTGCTGCACGCCACCGCGAAtgctcccgcggggacagggctaCGGGCGTTCCTTCACCACCGGCCAG ATCAACGATGAGCTCAACCACCAGTTTGAGGCCGTCTGCGAGTCGGTTTTCGGCGAGGTGGAGTCGCAGGCTGTGGAGGCGCTGGACCTGCCCGGCTGCTTCCGCATGCGGAGCCACAGCTACCTGCGGGCCATCCAGGCGGGCTGCTCCCAGGACGACGACTGCCTCTCGCTCTTCTCCATGTCGGCCCCCGCCGGGCCGCCCATCACCAGCAGCATCCTGAAGCCCAGCACCT CCTTCAGTTACAGAAAAGCTCCACCTCCCATCCCTCCAGGAACCAAAGCCAAACCCCTCATCTCCGTCACGGCGCAGAGCAGCACCGAGTCCGCCCATGAGAGCTACCTGCCCGGCGAGGTCGCCCGCAGCCCCGCCTGGTCCAAAGACACTGCGGCCCGTTGCAACTCGGCCGAGAGCTTGGAGAGCTCCAAGGTGACGGCCGTGGCCCTCGACCTGCCTCCGGTCCAGCCCCGCGCCGCTCCCAAGCCCTCCACGCTCATCATCAAGGCCATCCCCGGCCGGGAGGAGCTGAGGAGCTTGGCTCGGCAGCGCAAGTGGCGCCCATCCATTGGCGTCCAG GTCGAAGCTGTCTCTGACTCGGACACGGAGAGCCGGAGCCAGAGGGAGTTCCATTCCATCGGGGTGCAGGTGGAGGAGGACAAAAG ACGAGCACGCTTCAAGCGCTCCAACAGCGTGACGGCAGGCGTGCAGGCGGACCTGGAGCTGGAGGGCTTCACCGGCCTGGCCGTGGCCACTGAGGACAAAGCCCTGCAGTTCGGGCGCCCCTTCCAACGGCACTCCTCCGAGCCCGAGTCCGGCCGGCAGTACGCCGTGTACAAGACGGTGCACACGCAGGGGCAGTGGGCGTACCGGGAGGACTACCAGCTGCAGTACGACACGGTGGAGGTGCCCCGGCGGGATGCCTGGATGGAGCGGGGTTCCCGCAGCCTCCCCGACTCCGGCCGTGCCTCCCCCTGCCACCGCGACGGGGAATGGTTCATCAAACTGCTGCAGGCGGAGGTGGAGAAGATGGAGGGCTGGTGCCAGCAGATGGAGAGGGAGGCCGAGGACTACGACCTGCCGGAGGAAA TCCTGGAGAAGATCCGGAGCGCCGTGGGCAGCGCCCAGCTCCTCATGTCTCAGAAGGTGCAGCAGTTTTACCGCCTCTGCCAGCAGAACATG GATCCCAATGCGTTCCCCGTGCCCACCTTCCAAGACCTGGCCGGTTTCTGGGACCTCCTGCAGCTCTCCATCGAGGACGTCAGCATGAAGTTCGCAGAGCTCCAGCAACTCAAGGCCAATGGGTGGAAGATCGTGGAGCCCAAG GAGGAGAAGAAGGTGCCTCCCCCGATACCAAAGAAGCCGCCACGCTCCAAGGTGCACCCGGTGAAGGAGCGCTCCCTGGACTCAGTGGACCGGCAGCGGCAGGAGGCCCGCAAGCGGCTCCTGGCAGCCAAGCGAGCTGCCTCCTTCCGCCAGAGCTCGGCCACCGAGAGCGCGGACAGCATCGAGATCTACATCCCCGAGGCACAGACCCGGCTGTGA
- the DLGAP3 gene encoding disks large-associated protein 3 isoform X2 yields the protein MKGYHGERSQAQPSSGHRCRCIPENCEHPADYIRHGPEGRPPYLLSPSEPCSLEHPYCPARSPGAASECPGGPLSEPPSTSASSTFPRMHHAQQPYDSCDECMATAHPASKINRLPPTLLDQFEKQLPLHHDGFHTLQYPRAGGAEPRSESPSRIRHLVHSVQKLFAKSHSLEAPAKRDYNGTKMDGRGDGYHHHHHHHHHHHHQSRHGKRSKSKDRKVDSRHRSKMMGWWSSDDNLDSDSSYMVSGRHAADQGTQYCVDAPESAFRDLTLKSLKGGGEGKCLACAGMSMSLDGQTLKRSAWHTMTVSQAREAYPSAGGTEKTLMLQEAKAKDRAYQYLQVPQDEWSGYPAVGKDGEIPCRRMRSGSYIKAMGDEDSADSDASAKVLPRAATRRDSYRRSSSADQARTNCCTPPRMLPRGQGYGRSFTTGQINDELNHQFEAVCESVFGEVESQAVEALDLPGCFRMRSHSYLRAIQAGCSQDDDCLSLFSMSAPAGPPITSSILKPSTSFSYRKAPPPIPPGTKAKPLISVTAQSSTESAHESYLPGEVARSPAWSKDTAARCNSAESLESSKVTAVALDLPPVQPRAAPKPSTLIIKAIPGREELRSLARQRKWRPSIGVQVEAVSDSDTESRSQREFHSIGVQVEEDKRRARFKRSNSVTAGVQADLELEGFTGLAVATEDKALQFGRPFQRHSSEPESGRQYAVYKTVHTQGQWAYREDYQLQYDTVEVPRRDAWMERGSRSLPDSGRASPCHRDGEWFIKLLQAEVEKMEGWCQQMEREAEDYDLPEEILEKIRSAVGSAQLLMSQKVQQFYRLCQQNMDPNAFPVPTFQDLAGFWDLLQLSIEDVSMKFAELQQLKANGWKIVEPKEEKKVPPPIPKKPPRSKVHPVKERSLDSVDRQRQEARKRLLAAKRAASFRQSSATESADSIEIYIPEAQTRL from the exons ATGAAGGGCTACCATGGGGAGCGTAGCCAGGCACAGCCCTCCTCCGGCCACCGCTGCCGCTGCATCCCAGAGAACTGCGAGCATCCTGCCGACTACATCCGACACGGCCCCGAGGGCCGGCCGCCGTACCTCCTCAGCCCCAGTGAGCCGTGTTCCCTGGAGCATCCCTACTGCCCAGCGCGGAGCCCCGGCGCGGCCAGTGAGTGCCCGGGTGGGCCCCTGAGCGAGCCGCCCTCCACCAGCGCCAGCAGCACCTTCCCGAGGATGCACCACGCGCAGCAGCCCTACGACTCCTGCGACGAATGCATGGCGACCGCCCACCCCGCCAGCAAGATCAACCGCCTGCCCCCCACGCTGCTGGACCAGTTCGAGAAGCAGCTGCCGCTGCACCACGACGGCTTCCACACGCTGCAGTacccccgggccggcggcgccgagCCCCGCAGCGAGAGCCCCAGCCGCATCCGTCACCTCGTCCACTCCGTCCAGAAGCTCTTCGCCAAGTCCCACTCCCTGGAGGCGCCGGCCAAGCGGGACTATAACGGCACCAAGATGGACGGCCGCGGGGACggctaccaccaccaccaccaccaccaccaccatcaccatcaccagtCCCGCCATGGCAAGCGCAGCAAGAGCAAGGACCGCAAGGTGGACTCCCGGCACCGGTCCAAGATGATGGGCTGGTGGAGCTCCGACGACAACCTGGACAGCGACAGCAGCTACATGGTGTCCGGCCGGCACGCCGCCGACCAGGGCACCCAGTACTGCGTGGACGCTCCTGAAAGTGCCTTCAGAGACTTGACCTTGAAGAGTCTAAAGGGCGGCGGGGAAGGAAAATGCCTGGCCTGTGCCGGCATGTCCATGTCTCTGGATGGCCAGACGCTCAAGAGGAGCGCCTGGCACACCATGACCGTCAGCCAGGCCCGCGAAGCCTACCCCAGCGCCGGCGGCACTGAGAAGACCTTGATGCTTCAGGAGGCAAAGGCCAAAGACCGAGCGTACCAGTACCTGCAG GTGCCGCAGGACGAGTGGAGCGGGTACCCAGCGGTGGGCAAGGACGGGGAGATCCCCTGCCGGCGGATGCGCAGCGGCAGCTACATCAAGGCCATGGGCGATGAGGACAGCGCCGACTCCGACGCCAGCGCCAAAGTGTTGCCCAGGGCGGCCACGCGGCGAGACAGCTACCGCCGCTCCTCCAGCGCTGACCAGGCCAGGACCAA CTGCTGCACGCCACCGCGAAtgctcccgcggggacagggctaCGGGCGTTCCTTCACCACCGGCCAG ATCAACGATGAGCTCAACCACCAGTTTGAGGCCGTCTGCGAGTCGGTTTTCGGCGAGGTGGAGTCGCAGGCTGTGGAGGCGCTGGACCTGCCCGGCTGCTTCCGCATGCGGAGCCACAGCTACCTGCGGGCCATCCAGGCGGGCTGCTCCCAGGACGACGACTGCCTCTCGCTCTTCTCCATGTCGGCCCCCGCCGGGCCGCCCATCACCAGCAGCATCCTGAAGCCCAGCACCT CCTTCAGTTACAGAAAAGCTCCACCTCCCATCCCTCCAGGAACCAAAGCCAAACCCCTCATCTCCGTCACGGCGCAGAGCAGCACCGAGTCCGCCCATGAGAGCTACCTGCCCGGCGAGGTCGCCCGCAGCCCCGCCTGGTCCAAAGACACTGCGGCCCGTTGCAACTCGGCCGAGAGCTTGGAGAGCTCCAAGGTGACGGCCGTGGCCCTCGACCTGCCTCCGGTCCAGCCCCGCGCCGCTCCCAAGCCCTCCACGCTCATCATCAAGGCCATCCCCGGCCGGGAGGAGCTGAGGAGCTTGGCTCGGCAGCGCAAGTGGCGCCCATCCATTGGCGTCCAG GTCGAAGCTGTCTCTGACTCGGACACGGAGAGCCGGAGCCAGAGGGAGTTCCATTCCATCGGGGTGCAGGTGGAGGAGGACAAAAG ACGAGCACGCTTCAAGCGCTCCAACAGCGTGACGGCAGGCGTGCAGGCGGACCTGGAGCTGGAGGGCTTCACCGGCCTGGCCGTGGCCACTGAGGACAAAGCCCTGCAGTTCGGGCGCCCCTTCCAACGGCACTCCTCCGAGCCCGAGTCCGGCCGGCAGTACGCCGTGTACAAGACGGTGCACACGCAGGGGCAGTGGGCGTACCGGGAGGACTACCAGCTGCAGTACGACACGGTGGAGGTGCCCCGGCGGGATGCCTGGATGGAGCGGGGTTCCCGCAGCCTCCCCGACTCCGGCCGTGCCTCCCCCTGCCACCGCGACGGGGAATGGTTCATCAAACTGCTGCAGGCGGAGGTGGAGAAGATGGAGGGCTGGTGCCAGCAGATGGAGAGGGAGGCCGAGGACTACGACCTGCCGGAGGAAA TCCTGGAGAAGATCCGGAGCGCCGTGGGCAGCGCCCAGCTCCTCATGTCTCAGAAGGTGCAGCAGTTTTACCGCCTCTGCCAGCAGAACATG GATCCCAATGCGTTCCCCGTGCCCACCTTCCAAGACCTGGCCGGTTTCTGGGACCTCCTGCAGCTCTCCATCGAGGACGTCAGCATGAAGTTCGCAGAGCTCCAGCAACTCAAGGCCAATGGGTGGAAGATCGTGGAGCCCAAG GAGGAGAAGAAGGTGCCTCCCCCGATACCAAAGAAGCCGCCACGCTCCAAGGTGCACCCGGTGAAGGAGCGCTCCCTGGACTCAGTGGACCGGCAGCGGCAGGAGGCCCGCAAGCGGCTCCTGGCAGCCAAGCGAGCTGCCTCCTTCCGCCAGAGCTCGGCCACCGAGAGCGCGGACAGCATCGAGATCTACATCCCCGAGGCACAGACCCGGCTGTGA